A genomic window from Treponema maltophilum ATCC 51939 includes:
- a CDS encoding ABC transporter substrate-binding protein has product MKKHLKKSAAMLSALVLAVSVLFAGGTKEMAKDGPVEITFWSLFTGGDGEFFDAMVAEFNRTHSDITLKSDTAKFTDYYTKLTTALTSKNAPDIVVLHRDSMLPYVKSGVLYPLDEALKEMNAPINDFVKAAIDACKFNGKQYSLPLDVHPLIMYCNKDLLAKAGVTKIPQTYDELVAAAKKVQDTTGAVGIALDNTTAVYKAYTLTRMFISGMGQGGGKVIDVASNKPAFNTAQGKKVVQDIIDLANKYGVVPKAYDYDSSVADFKAGKAAFHINGVWATGGFEQQKGLNFEAVPFPALWGKPGAWAGSHTLAIPVQKKMDPVKVKAALTFILWMTEHGEMWAKAGHIPTRISVRNKPEFKAMPYRPGYVTAADSVIPAPNTPAWEEVYGNLSDLLEYAVANNQSANDAIQAMDKKVTEILATY; this is encoded by the coding sequence ATGAAAAAACATTTGAAAAAGTCGGCGGCAATGCTGTCGGCACTCGTTCTCGCCGTCAGCGTATTGTTTGCGGGGGGAACAAAGGAAATGGCAAAAGACGGGCCGGTTGAAATTACCTTTTGGTCGTTATTTACCGGCGGAGACGGTGAATTTTTCGACGCGATGGTTGCCGAATTTAACAGGACGCACAGCGATATAACTTTAAAAAGCGATACCGCTAAATTCACGGACTATTATACGAAACTTACGACCGCTTTAACGAGCAAAAACGCGCCCGATATAGTGGTTTTGCACCGCGACAGTATGCTTCCCTACGTTAAAAGCGGCGTTTTATATCCGCTCGATGAAGCCTTAAAAGAAATGAACGCTCCGATAAACGACTTTGTAAAAGCCGCAATCGACGCATGCAAATTCAACGGCAAACAATATTCGCTGCCCTTGGACGTTCACCCGCTGATTATGTACTGCAACAAAGACCTGCTCGCAAAAGCCGGCGTTACGAAAATTCCGCAAACCTATGACGAACTGGTAGCCGCCGCCAAAAAAGTGCAGGATACGACCGGAGCAGTCGGAATCGCGCTGGATAATACTACCGCGGTATACAAAGCCTACACCTTAACCAGAATGTTTATTTCCGGCATGGGACAGGGCGGCGGAAAAGTTATTGATGTTGCAAGCAATAAACCGGCTTTCAATACCGCACAGGGAAAAAAGGTCGTGCAGGATATAATCGATTTGGCAAACAAATACGGCGTAGTACCCAAAGCCTATGATTACGATTCTTCCGTTGCCGATTTTAAAGCGGGCAAAGCCGCCTTCCATATCAACGGCGTGTGGGCAACCGGCGGATTTGAACAGCAAAAAGGCCTTAACTTTGAAGCGGTTCCCTTCCCCGCTCTTTGGGGAAAACCCGGCGCATGGGCAGGTTCGCACACCTTGGCGATTCCCGTACAAAAGAAAATGGATCCCGTAAAGGTTAAAGCGGCGCTCACCTTTATTTTGTGGATGACCGAACACGGAGAAATGTGGGCAAAAGCAGGCCATATTCCCACCCGGATTTCCGTACGCAATAAGCCGGAATTCAAGGCTATGCCGTACCGACCCGGCTACGTAACGGCCGCCGACTCGGTTATTCCCGCGCCGAATACACCCGCATGGGAAGAAGTATACGGCAATTTGTCCGATTTGCTTGAATACGCAGTTGCGAACAACCAAAGCGCAAACGACGCGATTCAGGCAATGGATAAAAAAGTAACGGAAATATTGGCTACGTACTGA
- a CDS encoding carbohydrate ABC transporter permease, with protein sequence MIPGNSDTRDGVLFCLPFVAAFIIFLVFPIVFGFFISFFRWDILSSRQWIGFDNYIRMFSDKTFYTSLWHTIFFVLVSTPLLLVIGFLMALFVTSHSALKGTAENVFFLPYILSITVIATLWAWLFQRSYGLFNRIIISFGKTPVNWLTSSDTAMWSIIIATLWWTAGFNMVLFSAGIKQISWDIYEAARIDGASYGQTIFKITIPLIRPTTVLCLILQIIASFNIFGQVYVMTGGGPYGSTRVLVQYIYETGFKYFKMGYSSAMAYVLFFIIMIISIVQYKLLSKEDV encoded by the coding sequence GTGATACCCGGAAATTCGGATACCAGAGACGGAGTGCTTTTTTGCCTGCCCTTTGTAGCGGCATTTATCATTTTTCTTGTATTCCCGATCGTATTCGGTTTTTTTATCAGCTTTTTCCGCTGGGATATTTTATCAAGCCGCCAATGGATCGGATTCGATAACTATATACGGATGTTTTCGGACAAAACTTTTTATACGTCCTTATGGCATACCATATTTTTTGTTCTTGTTTCGACTCCGCTTTTGCTCGTCATCGGCTTTTTAATGGCTTTATTTGTAACCTCGCATTCGGCGCTTAAAGGTACGGCCGAGAACGTATTCTTTTTGCCCTATATTCTTTCAATAACCGTTATTGCCACCTTATGGGCGTGGCTTTTTCAGCGCAGCTACGGACTATTTAACAGAATTATCATTTCTTTCGGCAAAACACCCGTCAATTGGCTTACATCGTCGGATACGGCAATGTGGTCAATAATCATAGCTACCCTGTGGTGGACGGCGGGGTTTAATATGGTACTTTTTTCCGCCGGCATCAAACAAATTTCGTGGGACATTTATGAAGCCGCACGCATAGACGGAGCCTCTTACGGACAAACGATTTTTAAAATCACCATACCGCTCATACGTCCCACAACCGTTTTGTGCTTAATTTTGCAAATAATCGCATCGTTTAATATTTTCGGACAAGTATACGTTATGACCGGCGGCGGCCCCTACGGTTCAACGCGCGTATTGGTACAGTATATTTATGAAACCGGTTTTAAATATTTTAAAATGGGTTATTCGTCCGCCATGGCCTACGTTTTATTTTTTATCATTATGATTATCTCGATAGTACAGTACAAGCTGTTGTCAAAGGAAGATGTATGA
- a CDS encoding carbohydrate ABC transporter permease: MKKHILTFLMAAVLLAWFFPLFWLVLTSLKTENQIISGESLLRGSLTLANYIKAFSATEIFAWLKNSFLISFFTMVGTVVLDLPIAYALARIHFKGRNILFWCIMASMMIPFQVLIIPLYLQFNGYGLLNTLSAVVLPRLVFPVGIFIIKQFYEGVPAALEEAAFIDGANRFKIFTFIMVPLGKSAIVTTLIIAFINAWNDFLWPLIVISETVKYPVTVGIANFQGTHGTEYALIMAGAFIASVPQFIFYAIFRKQIIAGLVTTGIKG; encoded by the coding sequence ATGAAAAAACACATATTGACTTTTCTTATGGCGGCCGTTTTACTTGCATGGTTTTTTCCGCTTTTTTGGCTTGTGCTGACGTCTTTGAAAACGGAAAATCAAATTATAAGCGGCGAATCTTTGTTGCGCGGAAGTTTAACGCTTGCCAATTATATAAAGGCTTTTTCTGCAACCGAGATTTTTGCCTGGCTTAAAAACTCTTTTCTTATATCGTTTTTTACGATGGTCGGAACGGTTGTGCTTGATTTACCGATTGCCTACGCTCTGGCACGGATTCATTTTAAGGGCCGCAATATACTGTTTTGGTGTATTATGGCAAGCATGATGATTCCTTTCCAAGTATTGATTATTCCGCTGTATTTGCAGTTTAACGGCTACGGCCTTTTAAATACGCTTTCAGCCGTCGTGCTTCCCCGTTTGGTTTTTCCCGTAGGAATTTTTATTATCAAACAATTTTATGAAGGAGTGCCGGCCGCCCTTGAAGAGGCGGCGTTTATAGACGGCGCAAACCGTTTTAAAATATTCACTTTCATTATGGTTCCGCTGGGGAAATCCGCAATCGTAACGACTTTAATCATAGCCTTTATAAACGCATGGAATGATTTTTTATGGCCGCTGATTGTCATAAGTGAAACGGTAAAATATCCGGTAACGGTCGGAATCGCAAATTTTCAGGGAACGCACGGCACCGAATATGCTCTGATTATGGCGGGAGCCTTTATTGCTTCCGTTCCGCAGTTTATCTTCTATGCGATTTTCCGCAAGCAGATAATCGCCGGACTTGTTACAACCGGTATAAAAGGATGA
- a CDS encoding transketolase family protein, translating into MNIVYNGEQDRAFKDVLSKLIPHLAEEDKDVIYLDADLMNTIGTAKWAAEHPERAVNCGIAEANMAGVASGLSAAGFKPIMHTFGPFASRRCFDQIFLSGAYAGNSVTVIGTDPGVCATFNGGTHMPFEDMALYRSIPGSMVFDITDASMLESVVEQCKDIHGIKYLRVGRKTSPKVYADKQKFPLGKGIVLREGTDITLVSCGIMTAKALQAADMLAKENISAAVIDMFTVKPLDADLLVSYAKKTGAVLTAENHNKIGGLYSACADALSNKCPVPVGYVAVEDEFGEVGPQDYLEERFGLTSAHIVQTARETLKRKK; encoded by the coding sequence ATGAACATTGTATATAACGGAGAACAGGACAGAGCGTTTAAAGATGTGCTGAGTAAGCTGATTCCGCATTTGGCCGAAGAAGATAAGGACGTCATTTATCTTGACGCCGATTTGATGAATACGATCGGAACGGCAAAGTGGGCGGCCGAACATCCGGAACGCGCGGTAAACTGCGGCATTGCCGAAGCCAATATGGCCGGCGTCGCATCGGGTTTATCGGCCGCAGGCTTTAAGCCGATTATGCATACTTTCGGGCCTTTTGCATCGCGCCGCTGTTTCGATCAAATCTTTTTGTCGGGCGCTTATGCCGGTAATTCGGTAACCGTTATCGGCACCGATCCGGGCGTATGCGCAACCTTTAACGGCGGCACTCACATGCCCTTTGAAGATATGGCGCTGTACCGGAGCATTCCCGGCAGTATGGTTTTCGACATTACGGACGCTTCCATGCTCGAAAGCGTGGTTGAACAGTGCAAAGACATTCACGGTATCAAGTACCTGCGCGTGGGAAGAAAAACATCCCCGAAAGTGTACGCCGATAAGCAAAAATTCCCGCTGGGAAAGGGCATCGTGCTTCGCGAAGGAACGGACATTACCCTCGTTTCCTGCGGTATAATGACCGCAAAGGCGCTGCAGGCTGCCGATATGCTTGCAAAGGAAAACATCTCGGCTGCCGTTATCGATATGTTTACGGTAAAGCCCCTCGATGCGGATTTGCTGGTTTCTTATGCGAAAAAGACGGGTGCCGTGCTTACCGCCGAAAACCACAACAAAATAGGCGGCTTGTACAGTGCCTGTGCGGATGCGCTTTCCAACAAGTGTCCCGTTCCGGTCGGCTATGTTGCGGTCGAAGACGAATTCGGCGAAGTAGGCCCGCAGGATTATTTGGAAGAACGCTTCGGCCTTACGTCGGCGCACATTGTGCAAACGGCGCGCGAAACCCTCAAGCGAAAAAAATAA
- a CDS encoding transketolase: MLDKKQTEKLKKFALQIRIGAIEEFKARGFGHVGGSLSIADVLAVLYGQVMNVDPAQPAKPDRDKLVCSKGHAGPAVYAALALKGFFPYEDLKTLNQPKTNLPSHCDRKKTPGVDMTTGSLGQGTSLAAGMALGDKLKGRKNRVFLIVGDGESNEGQVWEAAMFTAAKKLTNLVWLIDYNKKQLDGFTDDVFPNPDLLAKFKAFGFDAVQINGHDIGALYDALTKKAGDKPIAVILDTVKGKGIKEAEEAASNHSMTMNAETYDRWLAQLHDELAAFAD; the protein is encoded by the coding sequence ATGCTTGATAAAAAACAAACGGAAAAACTGAAAAAATTCGCTTTGCAGATCCGCATAGGCGCAATAGAAGAATTTAAAGCGCGCGGCTTCGGCCATGTCGGCGGTTCGCTGAGCATCGCCGACGTGCTTGCGGTTTTGTACGGACAGGTTATGAATGTCGATCCTGCACAGCCGGCAAAGCCCGACCGGGATAAATTGGTGTGCTCGAAAGGGCATGCGGGGCCTGCCGTCTATGCCGCACTCGCTTTAAAAGGCTTTTTCCCGTACGAGGACTTGAAAACGCTCAATCAGCCTAAAACGAATTTGCCGAGCCACTGCGACCGCAAAAAAACCCCCGGCGTCGATATGACAACGGGCTCGTTGGGGCAGGGCACTTCTCTTGCAGCCGGCATGGCGCTCGGCGACAAGCTGAAGGGCCGCAAAAACAGAGTGTTTTTAATTGTCGGCGACGGCGAAAGCAACGAAGGTCAAGTATGGGAAGCGGCAATGTTCACCGCCGCAAAAAAACTTACCAATTTGGTATGGCTTATCGACTACAACAAAAAGCAGCTCGACGGCTTTACCGACGATGTGTTTCCGAATCCCGACTTGCTTGCAAAATTCAAAGCTTTCGGTTTTGATGCGGTGCAGATAAACGGCCACGATATCGGAGCCTTGTACGATGCGCTTACAAAAAAAGCGGGCGACAAACCGATAGCCGTTATTTTGGATACGGTTAAGGGCAAGGGAATAAAAGAAGCCGAAGAAGCCGCATCGAATCACAGCATGACGATGAACGCCGAAACGTACGACCGCTGGCTTGCGCAGCTGCACGATGAATTGGCTGCTTTTGCCGATTGA
- a CDS encoding NAD(P)-dependent malic enzyme → MDYAQESLRRHAQWKGKIEITVKVPVGTKEDLSLAYTPGVAQPCLEIQKDVNKSYDLTLRHNLCLVVTDGTAVLGLGDIGPEAGMPVMEGKCVLFKAFGGVDAFPLCIKSKDVDEIVNTIYLISGSFGGVNLEDIAAPRCFEIERKLKEKCDIPIFHDDQHGTAVVTLAGLLNAIKLVGKKKENVRIVINGAGAAAISITKLLLSCGFPNVILCDRRGAIYEGRTDGMNWIKDEMAKITNKEKKHGTLADVLVGADVFIGVSAPGTLTVDMVKTMNKDAIVFACANPVPEIFPDDAKKGGAAVVATGRSDFPNQINNVLAFPGIFRGTFDVRASDINDEMKIAASYALASLISDKELNPDYIIAAAFDKRVADTVAAAVREAAKKSGVARIKN, encoded by the coding sequence ATGGATTACGCACAGGAATCATTGCGCCGCCACGCACAGTGGAAGGGAAAGATTGAAATTACGGTAAAAGTTCCGGTCGGGACAAAAGAAGATTTGTCTTTGGCATATACGCCGGGAGTCGCTCAGCCTTGTTTGGAAATTCAAAAAGACGTAAACAAAAGCTACGATTTGACTCTTCGCCACAATTTGTGCCTCGTTGTAACCGACGGCACGGCCGTTTTGGGATTGGGTGATATCGGCCCCGAAGCCGGAATGCCCGTTATGGAAGGAAAGTGCGTTTTGTTTAAAGCTTTCGGCGGAGTGGACGCTTTTCCCTTATGCATAAAGAGCAAAGACGTCGACGAAATCGTCAATACGATTTATTTGATATCCGGCAGTTTCGGCGGCGTAAACTTGGAAGATATTGCGGCTCCGCGCTGTTTTGAAATCGAACGCAAATTAAAAGAAAAGTGCGACATCCCCATCTTCCACGACGACCAGCACGGCACCGCGGTCGTTACGCTTGCGGGTCTTTTAAACGCGATTAAGCTCGTCGGCAAAAAGAAAGAAAATGTGCGCATCGTTATAAACGGAGCCGGAGCCGCCGCCATATCGATAACAAAGTTGCTCCTTTCCTGCGGTTTTCCCAACGTTATTTTGTGCGACCGCCGCGGCGCCATTTACGAAGGACGCACCGACGGCATGAACTGGATAAAAGACGAAATGGCGAAAATCACCAATAAAGAAAAAAAGCACGGAACGCTTGCCGACGTTCTTGTCGGCGCCGACGTGTTTATCGGAGTCAGCGCTCCGGGCACTCTTACGGTAGACATGGTAAAAACGATGAATAAGGACGCGATCGTGTTTGCATGTGCGAACCCCGTTCCCGAAATTTTCCCCGACGATGCCAAAAAAGGCGGAGCCGCCGTCGTTGCAACCGGCCGCAGCGATTTCCCGAATCAAATCAACAACGTACTGGCCTTCCCCGGAATATTCCGCGGAACCTTCGACGTGCGCGCAAGCGACATCAACGACGAAATGAAAATTGCGGCCTCCTATGCTTTGGCTTCGCTCATTTCCGACAAAGAATTGAATCCCGACTATATTATTGCGGCGGCTTTCGATAAGCGCGTTGCCGATACCGTTGCTGCCGCCGTACGCGAAGCGGCTAAAAAAAGCGGTGTGGCGCGGATTAAAAATTGA
- the larA gene encoding nickel-dependent lactate racemase, whose protein sequence is MKIELGFGDTTQILNIPDENLSEVLVPNNIEHRMSADEAVKNALEHPIASARLRDIVKPGEKIAIITSDITRPMPTYAVMPFLLDELSSAGVSDKNITLVFALGSHRKHSDAEKIKLAGEETFRRIACVDGDTADCVHLGVTSRGTPVDIVRCVAEADRRICLGNIEYHYFAGYSGGAKAIMPGVSTRDAIQSNHRMMIEKEACAGNLDTNPLRQDIEEAARMCGIDFILNVVLDEHKKIIYAVAGDSVKAHRQGCRFLDTLYGKRIKQKADIVVVSQGGAPKDLNLYQTQKALDNAKHAVKDGGIIVLVGSCKEGLGEKVFEEWMTGAEKSADLIARIKKEFRLGGHKAAAIALVLEYADIYLVSDMEDAFVKKLFFTPFKTVQDAFNAALEKKGKNASVLVMPYGGSTLPKL, encoded by the coding sequence ATGAAAATTGAATTGGGTTTCGGCGATACAACGCAGATTCTGAACATTCCGGATGAAAACCTTTCGGAAGTGTTGGTACCGAATAATATCGAACATAGGATGAGCGCCGATGAAGCCGTAAAAAACGCGCTGGAACATCCTATTGCTTCCGCCCGTCTGCGCGACATTGTAAAGCCGGGCGAAAAAATCGCAATCATTACGAGCGATATAACCCGTCCCATGCCGACCTATGCCGTTATGCCTTTTTTACTCGACGAATTGTCGAGCGCGGGCGTAAGCGATAAAAACATAACGCTTGTGTTCGCGCTGGGAAGTCACCGCAAGCACAGCGATGCGGAAAAAATCAAACTTGCGGGCGAAGAAACGTTCCGGCGCATCGCGTGCGTCGACGGCGACACGGCCGATTGCGTTCATTTGGGAGTTACTTCGCGCGGAACGCCCGTCGATATTGTGCGCTGCGTTGCCGAAGCCGACCGTCGCATTTGTTTGGGCAACATAGAGTATCACTATTTTGCCGGCTATTCCGGCGGCGCAAAGGCGATTATGCCCGGCGTATCTACGCGCGATGCGATTCAGTCAAACCACCGCATGATGATCGAAAAAGAAGCGTGCGCCGGCAACTTGGACACCAATCCCCTCCGACAGGACATAGAAGAAGCGGCCCGCATGTGCGGCATCGACTTTATATTGAACGTTGTACTCGACGAACATAAAAAAATAATATATGCTGTAGCCGGCGATTCGGTAAAAGCGCATCGGCAGGGCTGCCGCTTTTTGGATACCCTGTACGGAAAGCGCATAAAACAAAAGGCCGACATCGTCGTTGTGTCGCAGGGCGGCGCGCCCAAAGACTTGAATTTGTACCAAACGCAAAAGGCTTTGGACAACGCAAAACATGCGGTAAAAGACGGCGGAATTATCGTGCTCGTCGGTTCATGCAAAGAAGGCTTGGGTGAAAAAGTTTTTGAAGAATGGATGACCGGTGCCGAAAAAAGCGCCGACCTTATTGCACGCATAAAAAAAGAATTCAGGCTGGGAGGCCACAAGGCTGCCGCCATCGCCCTCGTGCTTGAATATGCGGATATCTATTTGGTGTCCGACATGGAAGATGCGTTTGTAAAAAAATTGTTTTTTACGCCGTTCAAAACGGTGCAGGACGCCTTTAACGCGGCGCTCGAAAAAAAAGGAAAAAACGCTTCCGTATTGGTTATGCCTTACGGCGGCTCGACATTACCGAAATTATAG
- a CDS encoding phosphoglycerate kinase encodes MRFGIHTLDDFDLKGKTVLCRMDMNQPVDKETGTLKSTARIEACIPTLKELSEKGAKTVVLIHQGSDIEYKNFYTAEPHAQVLRDLSGLPIDFIPDVCGPAALEKIRALKAGSILLLDNVRFLSEEQTLFELKLCLTHEQQAQTLLVRKLAPLADIYVCDAFAAAHRDQPSLCGFEQVLPSAMGRLFEKEYCVISELLQSPEKPCTFVLGGAKIADAFLMMESVLEKKVPDRILTGGLVANIMLAARGDSIGKASMDFIEKSNYGEFIPKAAALYKKYRDFFVLPVDAAYTENGKRKESAAGSIPDSAAITDIGAKTAELYQKIIRESKTVFVNGPMGVFEESETEKGTKAVWDALGDTKAFTVVGGGDSITATTKYGKTDDISYICTGGGALIRFLTGEELPVVKALREAAVKFPASAR; translated from the coding sequence ATGCGCTTCGGTATACATACGCTTGATGATTTTGACTTAAAAGGCAAAACCGTTTTATGCCGCATGGACATGAATCAGCCCGTCGACAAAGAAACGGGTACTTTAAAAAGCACTGCGCGCATAGAAGCGTGCATTCCCACTCTTAAAGAATTGTCCGAAAAGGGCGCAAAAACGGTTGTGCTGATTCATCAAGGCAGCGACATCGAATATAAGAATTTTTATACGGCGGAACCGCACGCACAGGTATTAAGAGATTTATCGGGGCTCCCGATCGATTTTATTCCCGATGTGTGCGGGCCGGCCGCTTTGGAAAAAATCCGCGCCCTTAAAGCCGGAAGCATTTTACTTTTGGACAATGTGCGTTTTTTGTCGGAAGAGCAAACGCTTTTTGAATTAAAACTGTGTTTAACCCATGAGCAGCAGGCGCAAACCCTGCTTGTGCGCAAATTGGCGCCGCTTGCCGATATCTACGTGTGCGATGCCTTTGCGGCGGCACACCGCGACCAGCCGTCTTTGTGCGGCTTCGAGCAAGTGCTGCCTTCGGCGATGGGACGCTTATTCGAAAAAGAATACTGCGTTATTTCCGAATTGCTGCAAAGTCCCGAAAAACCCTGTACCTTCGTATTGGGCGGAGCGAAGATTGCCGACGCGTTTTTAATGATGGAAAGCGTGCTTGAAAAAAAAGTGCCCGACCGCATATTGACCGGCGGCTTGGTTGCCAACATTATGCTTGCCGCCCGCGGAGATTCAATCGGTAAGGCGAGTATGGACTTTATCGAAAAATCGAACTACGGCGAATTCATACCGAAGGCGGCCGCCTTGTACAAAAAATATCGGGACTTTTTTGTGCTGCCTGTCGATGCGGCTTATACGGAAAACGGCAAACGCAAAGAAAGCGCGGCAGGTTCCATTCCCGACTCGGCGGCGATTACCGATATCGGCGCAAAGACCGCCGAATTGTACCAAAAAATCATACGCGAATCGAAAACGGTATTCGTAAACGGGCCGATGGGCGTGTTTGAAGAAAGCGAAACCGAAAAAGGCACAAAGGCCGTGTGGGACGCCCTCGGGGACACAAAGGCTTTTACCGTTGTCGGCGGCGGCGACAGCATTACCGCTACGACAAAATACGGCAAAACGGACGATATTTCGTATATCTGTACGGGCGGCGGCGCTTTAATACGGTTTTTAACGGGCGAAGAACTGCCGGTTGTCAAAGCGCTTCGCGAAGCGGCGGTAAAGTTCCCCGCATCCGCAAGGTGA
- a CDS encoding type II glyceraldehyde-3-phosphate dehydrogenase yields MEKKIKVGVAGYGTIGQRLADGVHLQKDMELVGVADLAPTLSIRALKERGMPYDLYLVDGADKSRFDALSIPVKGTFKDLIGKVDIMLDSAPGGVGIKNKELYDKAGIKAVFQGGEKNSVADVFFHGYANYKLGVGKRYLKLTSCNTTGLIRAVDCLDRAYGIERVAITIIRRVADPGDYHRGLTNALQIDKAPSHQAVDLMTIMPHIQATGILVHTPVTHGHIITVVATGKKKITKEQALEAFRKHPRIRVVSIDEGFLGNASLFKYARDLGNPRGDMYEIGLWEDSIVESGNDIMFAINIPQESVTIPETMDAIRAACKMQEDGAKGTAQTNKYLRIGRK; encoded by the coding sequence ATGGAAAAAAAGATTAAAGTAGGTGTTGCCGGTTACGGTACTATCGGGCAGCGTTTGGCCGACGGTGTGCATTTGCAAAAGGATATGGAATTGGTCGGGGTTGCCGATTTGGCGCCCACGCTGTCCATCAGAGCGTTAAAAGAACGCGGAATGCCGTACGACCTTTATTTGGTGGACGGGGCCGACAAAAGCCGTTTCGATGCGCTTTCCATTCCCGTAAAAGGTACTTTTAAAGATTTAATCGGCAAGGTTGACATTATGCTCGATTCCGCACCCGGCGGCGTCGGCATTAAAAATAAAGAATTGTACGATAAAGCGGGCATAAAAGCCGTTTTCCAGGGCGGTGAAAAGAATTCGGTTGCCGACGTCTTTTTTCACGGTTATGCAAACTATAAGCTCGGAGTCGGCAAGCGCTACTTAAAGTTGACCAGCTGCAATACGACCGGCCTTATCCGCGCCGTCGATTGCCTTGACCGGGCATACGGCATAGAACGGGTCGCCATTACGATTATCCGGCGCGTAGCCGATCCGGGCGACTATCACCGGGGGTTAACGAACGCGTTGCAAATCGATAAAGCGCCTTCGCACCAAGCGGTCGACTTGATGACCATTATGCCGCACATTCAGGCGACGGGTATTTTGGTTCATACGCCCGTTACGCACGGCCACATCATTACGGTTGTCGCGACAGGAAAGAAAAAGATAACCAAAGAACAGGCGCTCGAAGCATTCCGCAAGCACCCGCGCATCCGCGTCGTTTCGATCGATGAAGGATTTTTAGGCAACGCGTCGCTGTTCAAATATGCGCGCGACTTGGGCAACCCGCGCGGCGATATGTATGAAATCGGTTTGTGGGAAGACAGCATTGTGGAAAGCGGCAACGATATTATGTTTGCAATCAATATTCCGCAGGAAAGCGTTACGATTCCCGAAACGATGGATGCGATCCGTGCCGCATGCAAAATGCAGGAAGACGGTGCAAAAGGCACGGCCCAAACGAACAAGTATTTGCGCATCGGCCGCAAATAA
- a CDS encoding DeoR/GlpR family DNA-binding transcription regulator: MRLERLNSLEEYVLNKGTVSLEDLAERFGVSINTIRRDLNELISRGQIKKVYGGVSSLHEAAPLPMSIRAAKNKEAKMMIGRMASDFVEDGDSIFLDSGSTTPYILPGIAQKNNVIVVTHSLTAMYEASKYPSLKVIALGGMYNQSTSSYVGISTVEALSKISINKVFIAATGVSIEHGLTNTTYFEAEIKRKVMQCSKKIILMADQSKFDFSSTISFFHFEDLYAVITDKKPGEEYLRVIERNNIRLLYEGTKAV, from the coding sequence ATGCGCTTGGAACGATTGAATTCGCTTGAAGAATATGTGCTTAACAAGGGCACGGTTTCTTTGGAAGATTTGGCCGAACGCTTCGGTGTTTCGATAAATACGATCCGCAGAGATTTGAATGAATTGATCTCGCGCGGGCAAATAAAAAAAGTGTACGGCGGCGTTTCGTCTTTGCACGAAGCGGCTCCCCTGCCCATGTCGATACGGGCGGCAAAAAACAAAGAAGCCAAAATGATGATCGGCCGTATGGCCTCCGATTTTGTTGAAGACGGCGATTCGATCTTTTTGGATTCCGGTTCCACGACGCCGTATATTTTGCCCGGCATTGCGCAAAAAAACAACGTTATTGTCGTAACGCACAGTTTAACGGCAATGTACGAAGCGTCCAAGTATCCGTCGTTAAAAGTGATTGCGCTCGGCGGTATGTACAATCAATCGACTTCTTCGTATGTGGGAATTTCGACCGTTGAAGCTTTATCGAAAATCAGCATAAACAAGGTGTTCATTGCGGCTACCGGCGTTTCCATTGAACACGGTCTTACAAACACAACGTATTTTGAAGCCGAAATAAAACGCAAGGTTATGCAGTGCAGCAAAAAGATTATTTTGATGGCCGACCAATCGAAGTTCGATTTCTCATCCACGATTTCGTTTTTTCATTTTGAAGATTTATACGCGGTGATTACGGATAAGAAGCCGGGCGAAGAGTATCTGCGCGTTATCGAGCGCAACAATATACGGCTTTTGTACGAAGGTACAAAAGCCGTATAA